A stretch of Myroides oncorhynchi DNA encodes these proteins:
- a CDS encoding HAD domain-containing protein, with protein sequence MRVFLDIEGVMVHSNPNKRVEMAEDGFYAFLDEAVDVFNTIPVEEIILSTSHKNRFTLEQWNELLKDRG encoded by the coding sequence ATGAGAGTTTTTTTAGACATAGAAGGTGTAATGGTTCACAGTAATCCCAACAAGAGAGTTGAGATGGCTGAGGATGGCTTTTATGCTTTTTTAGACGAAGCAGTAGACGTTTTTAACACTATACCTGTTGAGGAAATCATTCTTTCGACTTCTCATAAGAATAGATTTACTTTAGAGCAGTGGAATGAATTACTCAAAGATAGAGGGTAG